The following coding sequences lie in one Microbacterium sp. XT11 genomic window:
- a CDS encoding anthranilate synthase component I family protein, with protein MPERLITRPLTQPVDPVTIFTTLAARAHEVFWLDAGADAAEGWSFIGTGTPSSAPTDVRLDVARGHDDDVRIPPFIGGWVGWFDYETGAAAAGAPAGESEGGAWMRVTHVVAVDHASGAAWAIAREDQIDEWCASVAAAADAPSPPGLPAVDAGLLAEARHSPEEYAVLIERCRALIKAGTAYQLCLTTRFTVPGTHDAIAAYLRLRIATPAHHGGFVRIGSRSLLSASPEQFLHAAGGTIRTRPIKGTRPRSTDATTDAALAAELRADPKERAENVMIVDLMRNDLSRVCEPGSIRVDGLWEVESYPAVHQLVSTVSGRAAPGIRVGDLIVAAFPAGSMTGAPKLSAMTRLHELEGGPRGIYAGCFGYVGENGVLDLAMVIRSIVVGPDAAYVGAGGGITWGSVAASEVAEVAMKARAPLAALGAGMPTRWASDILN; from the coding sequence GTGCCCGAACGCCTGATCACCCGCCCGCTCACGCAGCCCGTGGATCCCGTCACGATCTTCACGACGCTCGCGGCTCGGGCGCACGAGGTGTTCTGGCTCGACGCCGGTGCGGACGCGGCAGAAGGCTGGAGTTTCATCGGAACCGGCACTCCGTCATCCGCACCGACCGATGTGCGCCTCGACGTCGCGCGAGGGCACGATGACGATGTGCGGATCCCGCCGTTCATCGGCGGCTGGGTCGGCTGGTTCGATTACGAGACGGGTGCCGCCGCCGCGGGTGCTCCTGCGGGGGAGTCCGAAGGCGGTGCGTGGATGCGTGTCACGCACGTCGTCGCCGTCGACCATGCATCCGGTGCGGCGTGGGCGATCGCCCGAGAGGACCAGATCGACGAGTGGTGTGCTTCCGTGGCCGCCGCAGCCGACGCACCGTCGCCTCCGGGCCTGCCCGCCGTCGACGCGGGGCTGCTCGCGGAGGCCCGGCACTCGCCAGAAGAGTATGCGGTGCTCATCGAGCGCTGCCGTGCGCTCATCAAGGCGGGCACCGCGTATCAGCTGTGTCTCACCACGCGCTTCACCGTCCCTGGAACGCACGATGCGATCGCGGCCTACCTCCGGCTCCGCATCGCCACGCCTGCGCACCACGGCGGGTTCGTCCGCATCGGATCGCGGTCTCTCCTGAGCGCGAGTCCCGAGCAGTTCCTGCATGCCGCCGGAGGGACCATCCGCACCCGCCCCATCAAGGGCACACGTCCGCGCTCGACCGATGCGACGACGGATGCCGCGCTCGCCGCAGAGCTTCGAGCCGACCCCAAGGAGCGGGCGGAGAACGTGATGATCGTCGACCTCATGCGCAACGATCTGTCGCGCGTCTGCGAGCCAGGATCGATCCGCGTTGACGGCCTCTGGGAGGTGGAGAGCTACCCCGCGGTGCATCAGCTCGTCAGCACGGTGAGCGGCCGCGCAGCCCCCGGCATCCGCGTGGGCGATCTCATCGTTGCCGCGTTCCCCGCCGGAAGCATGACCGGTGCGCCCAAGCTGTCGGCGATGACGCGGCTCCATGAGCTCGAGGGCGGGCCGCGCGGCATCTATGCCGGCTGCTTCGGCTACGTCGGCGAGAACGGCGTGCTCGACCTCGCCATGGTCATCCGGAGCATCGTCGTCGGACCGGATGCCGCGTACGTCGGAGCCGGGGGCGGCATCACCTGGGGTTCCGTCGCGGCATCCGAGGTCGCGGAGGTGGCAATGAAGGCACGCGCCCCGCTCGCCGCCCTCGGCGCCGGAATGCCCACGCGGTGGGCTTCCGATATCCTGAACTGA
- a CDS encoding DedA family protein: MDAFLLWLLDTVQSIDPVARTLIAGAAVMLETSILIGLIVPGDTVVIIASMGVASPLEGVAMVSSVVVGALIGESIGFWLGRWLGPHIRSSWLGRRIGEHNWVRAETYLARRGGIAIFLSRFLPVLHSLVPLTVGMSHYSYRRFLAWTAPACLLWAVAYVSVTSLAAGSFRELVDRMHFAGYIFVGVIAVFLLLIVLGKKLLTRLEARHLDTTNTGDITDVKD; encoded by the coding sequence GTGGATGCCTTCCTGCTGTGGCTTCTCGACACCGTGCAGTCGATCGATCCTGTCGCGCGCACGCTCATCGCGGGAGCCGCCGTGATGCTGGAGACGAGCATCCTCATCGGCCTGATCGTGCCGGGTGACACTGTCGTGATCATCGCCTCGATGGGCGTCGCGAGTCCGCTCGAGGGCGTGGCCATGGTGAGCTCCGTCGTCGTCGGCGCCCTCATCGGCGAGAGCATCGGCTTCTGGCTGGGGCGCTGGCTCGGTCCGCACATCCGCTCCTCGTGGCTCGGACGCAGGATCGGCGAGCACAACTGGGTGCGAGCGGAGACGTATCTCGCCCGCCGCGGAGGCATCGCGATCTTCCTGTCGCGCTTCCTCCCCGTGCTGCACTCCCTCGTGCCCCTGACCGTGGGGATGAGCCACTACTCCTACCGCCGTTTCCTGGCCTGGACGGCGCCGGCGTGCCTGCTCTGGGCCGTCGCGTACGTCAGCGTCACCTCGCTGGCCGCGGGGAGCTTCCGCGAGCTCGTCGATCGCATGCACTTCGCCGGGTACATCTTCGTCGGAGTGATCGCGGTCTTCCTGCTGCTGATCGTCCTCGGCAAGAAGCTGCTCACCCGCCTGGAAGCGCGTCATCTGGACACCACGAACACGGGGGACATCACCGACGTGAAAGACTGA
- a CDS encoding App1 family protein has protein sequence MASAPPAPRIHWFARLEHRFHVWREGRARRRGRSATVVPFPGYGGPGWVRVVGRVLIVPPQRRTKSGELASVRGWRSFVGIPVSFAKVIVHVGDSVHHVVADRGGVIDTVIDATLPPGWQTFTITVEDQEPVEATAFIVAEGTRFGVVSDVDDTVMVTALPRPFIAAWNSFVVDEHARLPVPGMAVLLDQLLREHPGAPMVYLSTGAWNVAPTLRRFLGRHLFPAGSMLLTDWGPTHDRWFRSGREHKLTNLRRLATEFPDVKWLLIGDDGQHDEAIYSEFMDEHPSSVAGVAIRRLLPAEAVLAGGRAGKEPHSEHVAPWVSAEDGAGLRDLLSEAGILR, from the coding sequence ATGGCCTCAGCACCCCCGGCCCCCAGGATCCACTGGTTCGCCCGCCTCGAGCACCGCTTCCACGTGTGGCGGGAAGGCCGAGCGCGCCGTCGGGGGCGCAGCGCCACGGTGGTCCCGTTCCCGGGGTACGGCGGTCCTGGCTGGGTGCGCGTGGTCGGGCGGGTGCTCATCGTGCCGCCGCAGCGGCGCACCAAGAGCGGAGAGCTCGCGAGCGTGCGCGGCTGGCGCAGCTTCGTCGGCATCCCGGTCAGCTTCGCGAAGGTCATCGTGCACGTCGGCGACTCCGTGCACCACGTCGTCGCCGATCGCGGCGGCGTCATCGACACCGTCATCGATGCGACCCTGCCCCCGGGCTGGCAGACGTTCACGATCACCGTCGAAGATCAGGAGCCCGTCGAGGCGACGGCCTTCATCGTCGCCGAGGGCACCCGGTTCGGCGTCGTGTCCGACGTCGACGACACCGTCATGGTGACGGCACTCCCCCGCCCCTTCATCGCCGCATGGAACTCGTTCGTCGTCGATGAGCATGCGCGGCTGCCTGTTCCCGGCATGGCGGTGCTGCTCGACCAGCTGCTTCGCGAACACCCGGGCGCGCCGATGGTGTACCTGTCCACCGGCGCCTGGAACGTCGCACCGACGCTGCGCCGGTTCCTCGGACGCCACCTGTTCCCGGCGGGATCCATGCTCCTCACCGACTGGGGGCCCACGCATGACCGCTGGTTCCGCAGCGGCCGCGAGCACAAGCTCACCAACCTCCGCCGCCTGGCGACCGAGTTCCCCGATGTGAAGTGGCTGCTCATCGGCGACGACGGCCAGCATGACGAGGCGATCTACTCCGAGTTCATGGACGAGCACCCCTCATCGGTCGCCGGGGTCGCCATCCGGCGGCTGCTCCCCGCCGAGGCTGTCCTCGCCGGAGGGCGAGCGGGCAAGGAACCGCACTCGGAGCACGTCGCACCGTGGGTCAGCGCCGAGGACGGCGCTGGGCTCCGTGACCTCCTCAGTGAAGCCGGCATCCTGCGCTGA
- a CDS encoding 3-methyladenine DNA glycosylase encodes MILTRSEWSARAEAHRERADALTAGHRARAARREAHPVWDFLFTYYSYKPAQLRRWHPGAGVALADAEERRAWRWYSPVGSAVAPDAEAFAADKPELAALVERMLRRTASRPGQFGCFGLHEWAMVYRQDEHRHPVPLRLGQEGTDRVVETHDLRCTHFDAFRFFTPDAVPRNRTALTRESQPLFEQPGCLHAGMDLYKWAMKLGPLVPGELLLDAFELARDIRLLDMQAAPYDLSEWDVAPVPIETPEGKAEYVQRQRAFAERGAALRAALLDVWLGG; translated from the coding sequence ATGATCCTCACCCGCTCCGAATGGTCGGCCCGTGCCGAGGCTCACCGTGAACGGGCCGACGCCCTCACCGCCGGGCATCGCGCACGCGCCGCGCGGCGTGAGGCGCACCCCGTGTGGGATTTCCTCTTCACGTACTACTCGTACAAGCCGGCGCAGCTGCGGCGCTGGCACCCCGGTGCCGGAGTCGCCCTCGCAGATGCCGAGGAGCGGCGTGCGTGGCGCTGGTACTCCCCTGTCGGGTCCGCGGTCGCCCCTGACGCGGAGGCGTTCGCGGCCGACAAACCGGAGCTCGCGGCCCTCGTCGAGCGCATGCTCCGCCGTACCGCCTCACGCCCGGGCCAGTTCGGGTGCTTCGGCCTGCACGAGTGGGCCATGGTCTACCGCCAGGATGAGCATCGGCACCCGGTGCCTCTGCGTCTCGGGCAGGAGGGCACCGATCGGGTGGTCGAGACCCATGATCTCCGGTGTACGCACTTCGACGCGTTCCGCTTCTTCACCCCGGATGCCGTTCCCAGGAACCGCACCGCGCTGACGCGCGAGAGCCAGCCGCTGTTCGAGCAGCCAGGCTGCCTGCACGCCGGTATGGACCTGTACAAGTGGGCGATGAAACTCGGCCCCCTGGTGCCGGGCGAACTGCTTCTCGACGCGTTCGAGCTCGCGCGGGACATCCGGCTGCTCGACATGCAGGCAGCGCCGTACGACCTTTCGGAATGGGATGTCGCACCCGTGCCGATCGAGACGCCCGAAGGAAAAGCCGAGTATGTGCAACGGCAGAGGGCGTTCGCGGAGCGAGGCGCTGCGCTTCGTGCGGCGCTGCTCGACGTCTGGCTGGGCGGCTGA